From Aedes albopictus strain Foshan chromosome 1, AalbF5, whole genome shotgun sequence, one genomic window encodes:
- the LOC109412847 gene encoding uncharacterized protein LOC109412847, protein MAKPATARRWTSRCRSMPTWMSSVGGVLILLIHMQSSTAALKENDACRHSGELGVCRRYSACKDRLQNRITICSYTSQEAIVCCPDAGLPDNRYDNDDRPIWGQQPQQTAMNDRNARIAVKKCNEYRKLSYNRVTLSALTLTPTVVTYEVPKCDNIVKLIVGGNVTKPGEFPHMAAIGWRRGGVDSFDCGGSLISDQYVLTAAHCYTEVDGELPSFVRLGDQNLFREDDGAKPKDVSIEDFIRHPDFVRNQGLYNDIGLIKLVRPVTFSNFIRPACLYDQLQFTVDTAVATGYGLTEDHGDRSDELLKVSLNIYDNQLCSRGYANSRQLRKGIMTSQLCVGNVGGGRDTCQGDSGGPLQITKQENHCVFYIIGITSFGQTCGSPVPAIYTRVASYLDWIESVVWNFEHRDQAIQQPMSIRTTIILVCTIAAAIALKENDRCSINGVIGICAISSACPELKQMQQLGVRPKICAYTANREKIFCCPRLEPIKQAKRPSEQYCDQYRKLASTPISFGALSFDPSTDREAWVPACDESIGLIIGGTPASPKEFPHIAALGWANGQNSGEYEFRCGGSLISDRYVLTAAHCVLNVGNAGHPQVVRLGDYNLLTDQDGFTGATYGIEDHILHPSYKPSTSKYNDVALLKLNQTVQFGPTIRPACLWTSEDPLHRKAVAIGYGQTQIGHDSYNVLMKVSLDLLDYVGCSISYYGVPKLPESIVPSQICAHTTEGGKDTCHGDSGGPLQVTADGHRCLYYVVGVTSFGTSCGSSVPGVYSRVGAFADWIEGIVWPGQL, encoded by the exons AAAACGATGCCTGTCGGCATAGCGGCGAGTTGGGCGTCTGTCGGCGTTATTCAGCCTGTAAAGATCGCCTGCAAAATCGAATCACCATCTGTAGCTACACCTCCCAGGAGGCCATTGTGTGCTGCCCTGATGCGGGCCTGCCGGATAATCGCTATGACAATGACGATCGACCCATTTGGGGTCAACAGCCGCAGCAGACCGCTATGAACGATCGCAATGCTCGGATAGCTGTCAAAA AGTGCAACGAATACCGGAAGCTATCGTACAACCGGGTAACGCTCAGTGCGTTGACCTTGACGCCCACGGTGGTGACCTACGAGGTGCCCAAATGTGACAACATCGTGAAGCTGATCGTGGGTGGCAATGTGACAAAACCCGGCGAGTTTCCTCACATGGCGGCCATCGGGTGGCGTCGCGGAGGCGTTGATTCCTTCGACTGCGGAGGATCGCTCATCAGCGATCAGTACGTACTGACCGCGGCACATTGCTACACGGAAGTCGACGG AGAACTGCCGTCCTTTGTCCGTCTGGGCGATCAGAATCTGTTTCGCGAAGATGACGGTGCTAAGCCGAAGGATGTGAGCATCGAGGACTTCATCCGCCATCCGGATTTCGTACGTAACCAAGGTCTCTACAATGACATCGGGTTGATCAAGTTGGTCAGGCCTGTGACGTTTAGCAACTTCATTCGGCCGGCCTGTCTGTACGATCAGCTACAGTTTACTGTGGATACGGCGGTTGCCACCGGGTACGGACTCACAGAGGATC ATGGTGACCGATCGGACGAACTGCTGAAGGTGTCGTTGAACATCTATGACAACCAGCTGTGCAGCCGTGGCTACGCAAACAGCCGACAGCTGCGCAAGGGCATCATGACCAGTCAGCTGTGCGTTGGCAACGTCGGTGGCGGCCGGGACACTTGTCAGGGCGACTCGGGAGGGCCATTGCAGATCACCAAGCAGGAGAACCACTGCGTTTTCTACATCATCGGCATTACCTCATTCGGGCAGACGTGCGGATCGCCGGTGCCGGCGATCTACACTCGCGTCGCGTCCTATCTGGACTGGATCGAGTCAGTGGTGTGGAATT TTGAACACCGCGATCAAGCAATACAGCAACCAATGTCGATTCGAACGACGATCATCCTGGTTTGCACGATCGCTGCGGCGATCGCACTGAAAG AAAATGATCGATGCTCGATCAACGGTGTCATTGGGATTTGCGCGATCAGTTCAGCATGCCCCGAACTGAAGCAAATGCAACAACTGGGCGTCCGGCCGAAGATTTGCGCATACACTGCGAACCGAGAGAAGATCTTTTGCTGTCCACGACTTGAACCTATCAAACAAGCGAAACGGCCCAGCGAACAAT ACTGCGATCAGTACCGGAAGCTCGCATCGACTCCCATCAGTTTCGGAGCTCTTTCGTTCGATCCGAGCACCGATCGGGAAGCATGGGTCCCAGCGTGTGACGAATCGATCGGTTTGATCATCGGAGGTACACCTGCCAGTCCGAAGGAGTTCCCTCATATAGCAGCACTGGGCTGGGCTAACGGCCAGAACAGCGGAGAATACGAATTCCGGTGCGGAGGATCACTGATCAGCGATCGATACGTGCTAACCGCAGCTCATTGTGTACTGAACGTTGGTAATGCAGGTCATCCCCAAGTCGTACGTTTGGGTGACTATAACCTTCTGACGGACCAGGACGGATTTACAGGAGCGACCTACGGCATAGAGGACCACATTCTACACCCCAGTTATAAACCGTCCACAAGCAAATACAATGACGTCGCTTTGCTCAAGCTCAACCAAACCGTGCAATTTGGACCAACGATACGACCGGCATGCCTGTGGACGTCGGAAGACCCACTGCATCGCAAGGCGGTCGCCATCGGTTACGGACAAACGCAAATCG GACACGATTCCTACAACGTCCTCATGAAGGTCAGCCTGGATCTGCTGGACTACGTGGGCTGTAGCATCTCATACTACGGGGTACCCAAGCTGCCGGAATCGATCGTGCCGTCGCAAATCTGCGCCCACACCACCGAAGGCGGAAAGGACACCTGCCACGGGGACTCCGGAGGGCCACTGCAGGTCACCGCCGATGGCCACAGGTGTCTGTACTATGTTGTGGGAGTCACATCATTTGGAACGTCTTGCGGATCGTCGGTACCCGGGGTTTATAGCCGTGTCGGCGCCTTCGCCGATTGGATCGAAGGAATCGTTTGGCCTGGGCAGTTGTAA